A window of the Callospermophilus lateralis isolate mCalLat2 chromosome 7, mCalLat2.hap1, whole genome shotgun sequence genome harbors these coding sequences:
- the Rhoc gene encoding rho-related GTP-binding protein RhoC encodes MAAIRKKLVIVGDGACGKTCLLIVFSKDQFPEVYVPTVFENYIADIEVDGKQVELALWDTAGQEDYDRLRPLSYPDTDVILMCFSIDSPDSLENIPEKWTPEVKHFCPNVPIILVGNKKDLRQDEHTRRELAKMKQEPVRSEEGRDMANRISAFGYLECSAKTKEGVREVFEMATRAGLQVRKNKRRRGCPIL; translated from the exons ATGGCTGCAATCAGAAAGAAGCTGGTGATTGTAGGGGATGGTGCCTGTGGAAAGACCTGCCTCCTCATCGTCTTCAGCAAGGATCAGTTTCCAGAGGTCTACGTCCCTACTgtctttgagaactatattgcagACATTGAGGTGGACGGCAAGCAG GTGGAGCTGGCTTTGTGGGACACAGCAGGACAGGAAGACTATGATCGTCTGCGGCCTCTCTCCTATCCGGACACAGATGTCATCCTCATGTGCTTCTCCATTGACAGCCCCGACAGCCTGG AAAACATTCCTGAGAAGTGGACCCCGGAGGTGAAGCACTTCTGCCCCAACGTGCCCATCATCCTAGTGGGGAATAAGAAGGACTTGAGGCAAGATGAGCATACCAGGAGAGAGCTGGCCAAGATGAAGCAG GAACCCGTCCGATCTGAGGAAGGCCGGGATATGGCAAATCGTATCAGTGCCTTTGGCTACCTTGAGTGCTCCGCCAAAACCAAGGAGGGAGTGCGGGAGGTTTTCGAGATGGCCACTCGAGCTGGCCTCCAGGTCCGCAAGAATAAGCGCCGGAGGGGCTGTCCCATTCTCTGA
- the Mov10 gene encoding helicase MOV-10 isoform X1, translating to MPSKFSCRQLRETGQCFESFLVVRGLDMETDRERLRTIYNRDFKISFGTPAPGFSSMLYGMKIANLAYVTKTRVRFFKLDRWTDSRLPEKRRMKLSSDISKHHKSLLAKIFYDRAEYLHGKHGVDVEVQGPHEARDGQLLIRLDLNRKEVLTLRLRNGGNKPVTLTHLFPLCRTPQFAFYYGDQELPCPLGPGECYELHVHCKTSFVGYFPATVLWELLGPGESGSEGAGTFYIARFLAAVAHSPLAAQLKPTTPFKRTRITGNPVLTSRIEEGERPDLAKGYDLKLSMALGTYYPPPRLRQLLPILLQGTSIFTAPKEIAEIKAQLETALKWRNYEVKLRLLLHLEELQMEHDIRHYDLESVPMTWDPVDQNPRLLTLEVPGVTESRPSVLRGDHLFALLSSETQQEDPITYKGFVHKVELDRVKLSFSMSLLSRFVDGLTFKVNFTFNRQPLRVQHRALELTGRWLLWPMLFPVASRGVPLLPSDVKLKLYDRSLESNPEQLQAMKHIVMGTTRPAPYIIFGPPGTGKTVTLVEAIKQVVKHLPEAHILACAPSNSGADLLCQRLRVHLPSSIYRLLAPSRDIRMVPEDIKPYCNWDAKKGEYVFPAKKELQEYRVLITTLITASRLVSAQFPIDHFTHIFIDEAGHCMEPESLVAIAGLMEVKETGNPGGQLVLAGDPRQLGPVLRSPLTQKYGLGYSLLERLLTYNALYKKGPDGYDPQFITKLLRNYRSHPTILDIPNQLYYDGELQACADVVDRERFCRWEGLPQQGFPIIFHGVMGKDEREGNSPSFFNPEEAATVTSYLKLLLAPSSKKGKARLSPRSVGVISPYRKQVEKIRYCITKLDRELRGLDDIKDLKVGSVEEFQGQERSVVLISTVRSSQSFVQLDLDFNLGFLKNPKRFNVAVTRAKALLIIVGNPLLLGHDPDWKAFLEFCKENGGYTGCPFPAKLDLQNGQNLLQDLSKLSPSTSGPHGHDYLPQERESEGGLSLQVEPEWRNEL from the exons ATGCCCAGTAAGTTCAGCTGCCGGCAGCTCCGGGAGACGGGCCAGTGCTTCGAGAGTTTCCTAGTCGTTCGAGGACTGGACATGGAGACAGATCGCGAGCGGCTGCGAACCATTTATAACCGCGACTTCAAGATCAG CTTTGGGACCCCCGCCCCTGGCTTCTCCTCCATGCTGTATGGAATGAAGATTGCAAATCTGGCCTACGTCACCAAGACTCGGGTCAGGTTCTTCAAACTCGACCGCTGGACTGACTCGCGGCTCCCAGAAAAGAGGAGAATGAAGCTGAGCTCAGATATCAGCAAGCACCACAAGTCACTGCTAGCCAAGATCTTTTATGACAG GGCTGAGTATCTTCACGGGAAGCATGGGGTGGACGTGGAAGTCCAGGGGCCCCATGAAGCACGAGATGGGCAGCTCCTTATCCGCCTGGATTTGAACCGCAAGGAGGTGCTGACCCTGAGGCTCCGGAACGGAGGAAACAAACCTGTTACCCTCACTCACCTCTTCCCACTCTGCCGGACACCCCAGTTTGCCTTCTACTATGGTGACCAGGAGCTGCCCTGCCCGCTAGGCCCCG GTGAATGCTATGAGCTGCATGTGCACTGTAAGACCAGCTTTGTGGGCTACTTCCCAGCCACAGTGCTCTGGGAGCTGCTGGGACCTGGGGAGTCGGGGTCAGAAGGAGCTGGCACTTTCTACATTGCCCGCTTCTTGGCTGCCGTCGCCCACAGCCCTCTGGCTGCACAATTGAAGCCCACGACTCCCTTCAAGCGCACTCGGATCACTGGAAACCCTGTGTTGACCAGCcggatagaggaaggagagagacctgACCT CGCTAAAGGCTATGACTTGAAGCTAAGTATGGCACTGGGGACCTACTACCCACCCCCACGCCTCAGGCAGCTGCTCCCCATCCTTCTTCAGGGAACAAGTATCTTCACTGCCCCAAAGGAGATTGCCGAGATCAA GGCCCAGCTGGAGACAGCCCTGAAGTGGAGGAACTATGAGGTGAAACTCCGACTGCTGCTGCACCTGGAGGAGCTGCAGATGGAGCACGACATCCGGCACTATGACCTGGAATCGGTGCCCATGACCTGGGACCCCGTGGACCAGAACCCCAGGCTGCTCACACTGgag GTTCCCGGTGTGACCGAGAGCCGCCCCTCAGTGCTGCGGGGGGACCACCTGTTTGCCCTTCTGTCCTCTGAGACACAGCAGGAGGACCCCATCACCTACAAGGGCTTCGTGCACAAGGTGGAACTGGACCGTGTCAAACTGAGCTTTTCCATGag CCTCCTGAGCCGATTTGTGGATGGGCTGACCTTCAAGGTGAACTTCACCTTCAACCGCCAGCCCCTGCGGGTCCAGCATCGGGCCCTGGAACTGACAGGGCGCTGGCTGCTGTGGCCCATGCTTTTTCCTGTGGCCTCCCGTGGGGTCCCGCTGCTGCCCTCAGATGTGAAGCTCAA GCTGTATGACCGGAGTCTGGAGTCAAACCCAGAGCAGCTGCAGGCCATGAAGCACATTGTTATGGGCACCACACGTCCAGCCCCCTACATCATCTTTGGGCCTCCAGGCACTGGCAAGACTGTCACATTAGTGGAGGCCATTAAGCAG GTGGTGAAGCACTTGCCTGAAGCTCACATCCTAGCCTGCGCTCCGTCCAACTCCGGTGCTGACCTTCTCTGTCAGCGACTCCGGGTCCACCTGCCCAGCTCCATCTACCGCCTCCTGGCCCCCAGCAGGGACATCCGCATGGTGCCTGAGGATATTAAG CCCTACTGTAACTGGGATGCGAAAAAGGGGGAGTATGTGTTTCCTGCCAAGAAGGAACTGCAGGAATACCGCGTCTTAATCACCACTCTCATCACGGCCAGCAG GTTGGTGTCGGCCCAGTTTCCCATTGATCACTTCACACACATCTTCATCGATGAGGCTGGCCACTGCATGGAACCTGAGAGTCTGGTGGCCATAGCAG GACTGATGGAAGTTAAGGAAACAGGCAATCCAGGAGGGCAGCTGGTGCTGGCTGGAGACCCGCGACAGCTGGGACCTGTGCTGCGCTCCCCACTGACACAGAAGTATGGGCTGGGGTACTCGCTGCTGGAACGGCTGCTCACCTACAATGCCCTGTACAAGAAGGGCCCTGATGGTTATGACCCTCAGTTCATAACCAAGCTGCTACGCAACTACAG GTCCCATCCCACCATCCTGGACATTCCCAACCAACTCTACTATGATGGAGAGCTGCAGGCCTGTGCAGATGTGGTGGATCGAGAGCGCTTCTGCCGCTGGGAGGGTCTGCCTCAACAG GGATTTCCCATCATCTTTCATGGTGTGATGGGCAAAGATGAGCGTGAGGGCAATAGCCCATCCTTCTTCAACCCCGAAGAGGCTGCCACGGTGACCTCCTACCTGAAGCTGCTCCTGGCCCCTTCCTCTAAGAAGGGGAAAGCCCGCCTGAGCCCACGAAGCGTTGGAGTCATCTCGCCATACCGGAAGCAG gTGGAAAAAATCCGTTATTGCATCACCAAACTTGACAGGGAGCTTCGGGGACTGGATGACATAAAGGACTTGAAG GTGGGCTCTGTGGAAGAATTTCAAGGCCAAGAACGCAGCGTGGTCCTCATCTCCACCGTGCGAAGCAGCCAGAGCTTTGTGCAGCTGGATCTAGACTTTAACCTGGGTTTCCTTAAGAACCCCAAG AGGTTCAACGTGGCTGTGACCCGGGCCAAAGCTTTGCTCATCATAGTGGGCAACCCCCTTCTCTTGGGCCATGACCCCGACTGGAAAGC ATTCCTGGAGTTCTGTAAAGAAAACGGAGGGTACACAGGGTGTCCCTTTCCTGCCAAACTGGACCTACAGAACGGACAGAACTTACTTCAAGATCTGAGCAAGCTCAGCCCCTCTACCTCAG GGCCCCATGGTCACGACTACCTCCCCCAGGAGCGGGAGAGTGAAGGGGGCCTGTCCCTGCAAGTGGAGCCCGAGTGGAGGAACGAGCTCTGA
- the Mov10 gene encoding helicase MOV-10 isoform X2: MLYGMKIANLAYVTKTRVRFFKLDRWTDSRLPEKRRMKLSSDISKHHKSLLAKIFYDRAEYLHGKHGVDVEVQGPHEARDGQLLIRLDLNRKEVLTLRLRNGGNKPVTLTHLFPLCRTPQFAFYYGDQELPCPLGPGECYELHVHCKTSFVGYFPATVLWELLGPGESGSEGAGTFYIARFLAAVAHSPLAAQLKPTTPFKRTRITGNPVLTSRIEEGERPDLAKGYDLKLSMALGTYYPPPRLRQLLPILLQGTSIFTAPKEIAEIKAQLETALKWRNYEVKLRLLLHLEELQMEHDIRHYDLESVPMTWDPVDQNPRLLTLEVPGVTESRPSVLRGDHLFALLSSETQQEDPITYKGFVHKVELDRVKLSFSMSLLSRFVDGLTFKVNFTFNRQPLRVQHRALELTGRWLLWPMLFPVASRGVPLLPSDVKLKLYDRSLESNPEQLQAMKHIVMGTTRPAPYIIFGPPGTGKTVTLVEAIKQVVKHLPEAHILACAPSNSGADLLCQRLRVHLPSSIYRLLAPSRDIRMVPEDIKPYCNWDAKKGEYVFPAKKELQEYRVLITTLITASRLVSAQFPIDHFTHIFIDEAGHCMEPESLVAIAGLMEVKETGNPGGQLVLAGDPRQLGPVLRSPLTQKYGLGYSLLERLLTYNALYKKGPDGYDPQFITKLLRNYRSHPTILDIPNQLYYDGELQACADVVDRERFCRWEGLPQQGFPIIFHGVMGKDEREGNSPSFFNPEEAATVTSYLKLLLAPSSKKGKARLSPRSVGVISPYRKQVEKIRYCITKLDRELRGLDDIKDLKVGSVEEFQGQERSVVLISTVRSSQSFVQLDLDFNLGFLKNPKRFNVAVTRAKALLIIVGNPLLLGHDPDWKAFLEFCKENGGYTGCPFPAKLDLQNGQNLLQDLSKLSPSTSGPHGHDYLPQERESEGGLSLQVEPEWRNEL, from the exons ATGCTGTATGGAATGAAGATTGCAAATCTGGCCTACGTCACCAAGACTCGGGTCAGGTTCTTCAAACTCGACCGCTGGACTGACTCGCGGCTCCCAGAAAAGAGGAGAATGAAGCTGAGCTCAGATATCAGCAAGCACCACAAGTCACTGCTAGCCAAGATCTTTTATGACAG GGCTGAGTATCTTCACGGGAAGCATGGGGTGGACGTGGAAGTCCAGGGGCCCCATGAAGCACGAGATGGGCAGCTCCTTATCCGCCTGGATTTGAACCGCAAGGAGGTGCTGACCCTGAGGCTCCGGAACGGAGGAAACAAACCTGTTACCCTCACTCACCTCTTCCCACTCTGCCGGACACCCCAGTTTGCCTTCTACTATGGTGACCAGGAGCTGCCCTGCCCGCTAGGCCCCG GTGAATGCTATGAGCTGCATGTGCACTGTAAGACCAGCTTTGTGGGCTACTTCCCAGCCACAGTGCTCTGGGAGCTGCTGGGACCTGGGGAGTCGGGGTCAGAAGGAGCTGGCACTTTCTACATTGCCCGCTTCTTGGCTGCCGTCGCCCACAGCCCTCTGGCTGCACAATTGAAGCCCACGACTCCCTTCAAGCGCACTCGGATCACTGGAAACCCTGTGTTGACCAGCcggatagaggaaggagagagacctgACCT CGCTAAAGGCTATGACTTGAAGCTAAGTATGGCACTGGGGACCTACTACCCACCCCCACGCCTCAGGCAGCTGCTCCCCATCCTTCTTCAGGGAACAAGTATCTTCACTGCCCCAAAGGAGATTGCCGAGATCAA GGCCCAGCTGGAGACAGCCCTGAAGTGGAGGAACTATGAGGTGAAACTCCGACTGCTGCTGCACCTGGAGGAGCTGCAGATGGAGCACGACATCCGGCACTATGACCTGGAATCGGTGCCCATGACCTGGGACCCCGTGGACCAGAACCCCAGGCTGCTCACACTGgag GTTCCCGGTGTGACCGAGAGCCGCCCCTCAGTGCTGCGGGGGGACCACCTGTTTGCCCTTCTGTCCTCTGAGACACAGCAGGAGGACCCCATCACCTACAAGGGCTTCGTGCACAAGGTGGAACTGGACCGTGTCAAACTGAGCTTTTCCATGag CCTCCTGAGCCGATTTGTGGATGGGCTGACCTTCAAGGTGAACTTCACCTTCAACCGCCAGCCCCTGCGGGTCCAGCATCGGGCCCTGGAACTGACAGGGCGCTGGCTGCTGTGGCCCATGCTTTTTCCTGTGGCCTCCCGTGGGGTCCCGCTGCTGCCCTCAGATGTGAAGCTCAA GCTGTATGACCGGAGTCTGGAGTCAAACCCAGAGCAGCTGCAGGCCATGAAGCACATTGTTATGGGCACCACACGTCCAGCCCCCTACATCATCTTTGGGCCTCCAGGCACTGGCAAGACTGTCACATTAGTGGAGGCCATTAAGCAG GTGGTGAAGCACTTGCCTGAAGCTCACATCCTAGCCTGCGCTCCGTCCAACTCCGGTGCTGACCTTCTCTGTCAGCGACTCCGGGTCCACCTGCCCAGCTCCATCTACCGCCTCCTGGCCCCCAGCAGGGACATCCGCATGGTGCCTGAGGATATTAAG CCCTACTGTAACTGGGATGCGAAAAAGGGGGAGTATGTGTTTCCTGCCAAGAAGGAACTGCAGGAATACCGCGTCTTAATCACCACTCTCATCACGGCCAGCAG GTTGGTGTCGGCCCAGTTTCCCATTGATCACTTCACACACATCTTCATCGATGAGGCTGGCCACTGCATGGAACCTGAGAGTCTGGTGGCCATAGCAG GACTGATGGAAGTTAAGGAAACAGGCAATCCAGGAGGGCAGCTGGTGCTGGCTGGAGACCCGCGACAGCTGGGACCTGTGCTGCGCTCCCCACTGACACAGAAGTATGGGCTGGGGTACTCGCTGCTGGAACGGCTGCTCACCTACAATGCCCTGTACAAGAAGGGCCCTGATGGTTATGACCCTCAGTTCATAACCAAGCTGCTACGCAACTACAG GTCCCATCCCACCATCCTGGACATTCCCAACCAACTCTACTATGATGGAGAGCTGCAGGCCTGTGCAGATGTGGTGGATCGAGAGCGCTTCTGCCGCTGGGAGGGTCTGCCTCAACAG GGATTTCCCATCATCTTTCATGGTGTGATGGGCAAAGATGAGCGTGAGGGCAATAGCCCATCCTTCTTCAACCCCGAAGAGGCTGCCACGGTGACCTCCTACCTGAAGCTGCTCCTGGCCCCTTCCTCTAAGAAGGGGAAAGCCCGCCTGAGCCCACGAAGCGTTGGAGTCATCTCGCCATACCGGAAGCAG gTGGAAAAAATCCGTTATTGCATCACCAAACTTGACAGGGAGCTTCGGGGACTGGATGACATAAAGGACTTGAAG GTGGGCTCTGTGGAAGAATTTCAAGGCCAAGAACGCAGCGTGGTCCTCATCTCCACCGTGCGAAGCAGCCAGAGCTTTGTGCAGCTGGATCTAGACTTTAACCTGGGTTTCCTTAAGAACCCCAAG AGGTTCAACGTGGCTGTGACCCGGGCCAAAGCTTTGCTCATCATAGTGGGCAACCCCCTTCTCTTGGGCCATGACCCCGACTGGAAAGC ATTCCTGGAGTTCTGTAAAGAAAACGGAGGGTACACAGGGTGTCCCTTTCCTGCCAAACTGGACCTACAGAACGGACAGAACTTACTTCAAGATCTGAGCAAGCTCAGCCCCTCTACCTCAG GGCCCCATGGTCACGACTACCTCCCCCAGGAGCGGGAGAGTGAAGGGGGCCTGTCCCTGCAAGTGGAGCCCGAGTGGAGGAACGAGCTCTGA